One Tursiops truncatus isolate mTurTru1 chromosome 3, mTurTru1.mat.Y, whole genome shotgun sequence DNA segment encodes these proteins:
- the COX7C gene encoding cytochrome c oxidase subunit 7C, mitochondrial has product MLGQSIRRFTTSVVRRSHYEEGPGKNIPFSVENKWRLLAMMTLYFGSGFAAPFYIVRHQLLKK; this is encoded by the exons ATGTTGGGACAGAGCATCCGGAGGTTCACAACCTCTGTGGTCCGTAGGAGCCACTATGAGGAGGGTCCGGGAAAG AATATACCATTTTCAGTGGAAAACAAGTGGCGGTTACTAGCTATGATGACTCTGTACTTTGGGTCTGGATTTGCTGCACCTTTCTATATAGTAAGACACCAACTGCTTAAAAAATAA